A genome region from Arachis duranensis cultivar V14167 chromosome 8, aradu.V14167.gnm2.J7QH, whole genome shotgun sequence includes the following:
- the LOC107462465 gene encoding protein LIGHT-DEPENDENT SHORT HYPOCOTYLS 10, whose amino-acid sequence MSSSGGGSSGKELVEGSSSPTLSRYESQKRRDWNTFGQYLKNQRPPVPLSHCNCNHVLDFLRYLDQFGKTKVHIQGCMFYGQPEPPAPCTCPLRQAWGSLDALIGRLRAAYEENGGSPETNPFANGSIRVYLREVRECQAKARGIPYKKKKKVAAATTSQGSSSKGNCDDSSPSTTMHYS is encoded by the coding sequence ATGTCTTCAAGTGGTGGTGGTAGTAGTGGGAAGGAGTTAGTAGAAGGATCAAGCTCACCAACACTTAGCCGCTATGAATCCCAAAAGAGAAGGGATTGGAACACTTTTGGGCAATACTTGAAGAATCAAAGACCCCCAGTTCCACTATCACATTGCAATTGCAACCATGTCTTGGATTTTCTAAGGTACCTTGACCAATTTGGTAAAACCAAGGTACACATCCAAGGGTGCATGTTTTATGGGCAGCCAGAGCCGCCCGCACCCTGTACTTGTCCTCTTAGGCAGGCCTGGGGTTCCCTAGACGCCCTGATAGGGAGACTCAGGGCTGCCTATGAGGAGAACGGTGGATCTCCTGAGACTAATCCTTTTGCAAACGGCTCTATTCGTGTTTACCTCAGAGAGGTTAGGGAGTGCCAAGCTAAGGCTAGGGGTATCCcttacaagaagaagaagaaggtcgCCGCCGCCACCACCAGCCAAGGAAGCAGTAGTAAGGGAAATTGTGATGATTCATCACCCTCCACCACCATGCACTACTCTTGA